The following proteins are co-located in the Legionella busanensis genome:
- a CDS encoding L,D-transpeptidase, with amino-acid sequence MNKLFWVGLAACAGLSSCGEYYDESTLVTDDNGYVHKTTHYLRDKRGREHFPLQIPAIGRKQFIFDPQAYSWAAYDAEGHRVMTGSASGGKDFCDDVGQSCRTVTGTFRVYNKRGADCLSGEYPVETTGGAKMPYCMYFHQGYTIHAAYEVPYANSSHGCVRVLPSAAKWLNEEFMTLGTQVTVLPYAEEKK; translated from the coding sequence ATGAATAAGTTGTTTTGGGTGGGCTTAGCTGCCTGTGCTGGACTGTCAAGTTGCGGTGAGTATTATGATGAATCAACCTTAGTTACGGATGATAATGGTTATGTACATAAGACAACACATTATTTACGTGATAAGCGAGGGCGTGAGCATTTTCCTTTACAAATACCTGCTATTGGAAGGAAACAATTTATTTTTGATCCCCAAGCTTATTCGTGGGCAGCGTATGATGCTGAAGGTCATCGAGTCATGACAGGTAGTGCTTCGGGTGGCAAAGATTTTTGTGATGATGTAGGTCAGTCTTGTCGTACGGTGACTGGTACTTTTCGGGTTTACAATAAACGAGGAGCTGATTGCCTGTCTGGGGAATATCCTGTGGAAACTACAGGTGGCGCTAAAATGCCATATTGTATGTATTTTCACCAAGGCTATACTATTCATGCCGCTTACGAAGTACCTTATGCAAATTCCAGTCATGGATGTGTTCGTGTCTTACCTAGCGCTGCAAAATGGTTAAATGAAGAGTTTATGACACTGGGCACTCAGGTAACTGTTTTACCATACGCTGAAGAAAAAAAATAA
- the ettA gene encoding energy-dependent translational throttle protein EttA, whose translation MSQYIYTMNRVSKVVDNQRVILKDISLSFYPGAKIGVLGLNGSGKSSLLKIMAGVDQQFNGEARPQPGIKIGYLAQEPKLDATKTVREVVEEGVADIKNKLKEFDEISMRFAEPMSDEEMTALLEKQGQLQTDIEACGGWDLERRLNIAADALRLPEWDAKISHLSGGELRRVALCRLLLSNPDMLLLDEPTNHLDAESVAWLERYLEEFPGTVVAVTHDRYFLDNAAEWILELDRGEGIPYKGNYTSWLEQKEARLAMEEKQQAAHQRAIKAELEWVRTSPKGRHAKNKARLARFEEMNSKEFQKRNETNELYIPPGERLGDLVIEANHLRKAFSDRLLIEDLSFQLPKGGVLGIIGPNGAGKSTFLKMLTGQEKPDSGEIRLGDTVDLAYVNQTRDHLDDNKTVWQEISDGQDIIQVGSFQMPSRAYVSRFNFKGADQQKKMSQLSGGERNRVHLAKLLRRGANVILLDEPSNDLDVETLRSLEEAILNFPGCVIVVSHDRWFLDRICTHLMAFEGDSQVTFIEGNYSDYEVDRKRRLGDDANRPARIKYRRLSA comes from the coding sequence ATGTCGCAATATATTTACACAATGAATCGAGTAAGTAAGGTAGTAGATAATCAGCGCGTAATTCTTAAAGATATTTCTTTAAGTTTTTATCCAGGGGCAAAAATTGGTGTTTTAGGTTTAAATGGTTCAGGAAAATCAAGTTTATTAAAAATAATGGCCGGTGTTGATCAGCAATTTAATGGTGAGGCAAGGCCGCAACCAGGAATTAAGATAGGTTACTTAGCCCAGGAGCCTAAATTAGATGCAACTAAAACTGTTCGTGAAGTTGTTGAAGAAGGTGTTGCTGACATAAAGAATAAGTTAAAAGAGTTTGACGAAATTAGTATGCGCTTTGCTGAGCCAATGAGTGATGAAGAAATGACTGCATTACTTGAAAAGCAAGGACAATTACAAACTGATATTGAAGCTTGTGGTGGTTGGGATTTAGAACGCAGACTTAATATTGCTGCTGATGCTCTGCGCTTACCTGAGTGGGATGCTAAAATAAGTCATTTATCGGGCGGAGAATTACGCCGAGTAGCGCTTTGTCGTTTACTTTTATCTAATCCAGATATGTTATTACTTGATGAGCCTACCAACCATCTTGATGCTGAAAGTGTTGCTTGGCTTGAGCGCTATCTGGAAGAATTTCCCGGGACCGTGGTTGCTGTAACGCATGACCGATATTTTCTTGATAATGCTGCAGAATGGATTCTTGAATTAGATAGAGGCGAAGGAATTCCTTATAAAGGTAATTATACTTCTTGGCTTGAGCAAAAAGAAGCACGACTTGCTATGGAAGAAAAACAACAGGCCGCTCATCAACGTGCAATAAAAGCTGAATTAGAGTGGGTTCGTACATCACCTAAAGGTCGTCATGCTAAAAATAAAGCGCGACTTGCTCGATTTGAAGAAATGAACTCAAAAGAGTTTCAAAAACGAAATGAAACCAATGAACTTTATATTCCGCCAGGTGAGCGCTTAGGTGATTTAGTGATTGAAGCTAATCACCTTCGTAAGGCATTTAGTGATCGTTTACTTATTGAAGATTTAAGTTTTCAATTACCTAAAGGTGGCGTATTGGGGATTATTGGTCCAAATGGTGCTGGTAAATCAACTTTCCTTAAAATGTTAACGGGTCAGGAAAAGCCTGATAGTGGAGAAATTCGTCTTGGGGATACAGTTGATTTAGCTTATGTTAACCAAACACGTGATCATTTAGATGACAATAAAACTGTTTGGCAAGAAATATCAGATGGCCAAGATATTATTCAGGTAGGCTCATTTCAAATGCCATCTCGAGCTTATGTAAGTCGTTTTAATTTTAAAGGGGCTGATCAACAAAAGAAAATGTCACAGTTATCAGGAGGGGAGCGTAACCGTGTGCATTTAGCGAAATTACTAAGGCGCGGTGCTAATGTCATATTACTTGACGAACCAAGTAATGACTTAGATGTTGAAACGCTACGTTCTTTAGAAGAAGCTATATTAAATTTCCCTGGCTGTGTTATTGTTGTTTCTCACGACAGGTGGTTCCTAGATCGAATTTGTACTCACCTTATGGCTTTTGAAGGGGACTCACAAGTAACCTTTATTGAAGGTAATTATAGTGATTATGAAGTAGATAGGAAAAGACGATTAGGTGATGATGCCAATCGGCCAGCAAGAATTAAATATCGTCGATTAAGTGCTTAA
- the tdh gene encoding L-threonine 3-dehydrogenase, with protein MKSLVKAKREPGIWMQDVPVPEYGVNDVLIKIHKTAICGTDIHIYTWDDWAQATIPVPMTVGHEFYGEIVALGREVKGLELGQRVSGEGHITCGMCRNCRAGKRHLCRNTEGVGVNRPGCFGEYLALPATNVLALPDNITDEQASILDPFGNATHCALAFDVVGEDVLITGAGPIGIMAVAIVKHIGARHVVITDVNDHRLELARKMGATRAINIKYQSITDVAKELGMLEGFDVGLEMSGNPMALNDMVKAMNHGGHIAMLGIPPQETPIDWNQVIFKGLTVKGIYGREMFETWYKMIAMLQSGLDISPVITHRFHVDDYQDAFQIMASGQSGKVILDWS; from the coding sequence ATGAAATCATTAGTAAAAGCTAAACGTGAACCTGGAATTTGGATGCAGGATGTGCCGGTTCCTGAGTATGGCGTAAATGATGTTTTAATTAAAATTCATAAAACTGCCATCTGTGGTACAGATATCCATATCTATACTTGGGATGATTGGGCACAGGCAACTATTCCTGTACCCATGACTGTCGGTCATGAGTTTTATGGTGAAATTGTTGCGCTTGGACGTGAAGTAAAAGGGCTAGAACTAGGGCAGCGTGTTTCTGGTGAAGGTCATATTACTTGTGGTATGTGTAGGAATTGTCGTGCTGGTAAACGCCACCTTTGCCGGAATACAGAAGGCGTTGGAGTCAATCGTCCAGGTTGCTTTGGGGAATATTTAGCGCTTCCCGCAACGAATGTGTTGGCACTTCCTGATAATATTACAGATGAGCAAGCTTCCATTCTTGATCCCTTTGGTAATGCGACACATTGTGCACTAGCATTTGATGTAGTGGGTGAAGATGTCTTAATTACAGGTGCAGGCCCAATTGGTATTATGGCTGTTGCAATTGTTAAACATATCGGTGCTCGTCATGTAGTTATTACAGATGTCAATGACCATCGTTTAGAGTTAGCTCGTAAAATGGGCGCAACTCGGGCTATCAATATAAAATATCAATCAATTACTGACGTAGCTAAGGAATTAGGTATGTTAGAGGGATTTGATGTTGGCCTTGAAATGTCAGGTAATCCTATGGCATTAAACGATATGGTTAAAGCAATGAATCATGGTGGCCATATTGCTATGTTGGGTATCCCACCACAAGAAACACCTATTGATTGGAATCAAGTTATTTTTAAAGGCTTAACGGTTAAGGGTATTTATGGGCGAGAAATGTTTGAAACATGGTATAAAATGATTGCTATGTTGCAAAGCGGTTTAGACATATCACCTGTTATTACCCACCGTTTTCACGTTGATGATTATCAGGATGCTTTCCAAATTATGGCCTCAGGTCAATCTGGTAAAGTCATACTAGATTGGTCTTAA
- a CDS encoding glycine C-acetyltransferase: MQERFLDHLQDELNVLKNEGLYKSERVISSQQQAKVQVQDEIVINLCANNYLGLANNLNLIHKGQEALQKYGYGMASVRFICGTQTPHKELENKISHFLNKEDAILYSSCFDANTGLFETILGPEDAIISDALNHASIIDGVRLCKAARFRYANNDMRDLEAQLIAAKDARFRLIATDGVFSMDGIIANLSAICELADKYDAMVMVDDSHAVGFMGETGRGTPEYCGVSDRVDIITGTLGKALGGASGGYTTGPSLVIDWLRQRSRPYLFSNTLAPVIAETSIAVLNLLENSNELLLKLKRNNQYFRKGMTELGFDLVPGEHPIIPVMLGDASLAAKMAELLLHEGVYVIGFSYPVVPRGKARIRTQMSAAHELDHLDQALAAFSKVGKLLNVIK; the protein is encoded by the coding sequence ATGCAAGAGCGATTTTTAGACCACTTGCAAGATGAGTTAAATGTACTTAAAAATGAAGGCTTATATAAATCTGAACGAGTTATCTCTAGTCAACAACAAGCAAAAGTCCAAGTACAAGATGAAATAGTTATTAATTTATGTGCTAACAATTACTTAGGATTAGCCAATAATTTAAATTTAATTCACAAAGGGCAAGAGGCATTGCAAAAATATGGCTATGGCATGGCGTCTGTTCGCTTTATCTGTGGAACTCAAACACCTCACAAAGAGCTAGAAAATAAGATAAGCCATTTCTTAAATAAAGAAGATGCCATTCTTTACTCGTCATGTTTTGATGCTAATACAGGTTTATTTGAAACAATACTAGGACCTGAGGATGCTATCATTAGTGATGCTTTAAATCATGCTAGTATTATTGATGGTGTTCGATTATGTAAAGCCGCTCGTTTTCGGTATGCTAACAATGATATGCGTGACTTAGAAGCTCAATTAATTGCTGCCAAAGATGCTCGCTTTCGCTTAATTGCTACAGATGGCGTATTTTCAATGGATGGTATTATTGCCAATTTATCTGCTATTTGTGAATTAGCTGATAAATATGATGCCATGGTTATGGTTGATGACTCGCATGCTGTGGGATTTATGGGAGAAACAGGTCGAGGTACACCTGAGTATTGTGGTGTTTCAGACAGAGTAGATATTATTACAGGTACATTAGGAAAGGCTTTGGGCGGCGCATCAGGTGGCTATACGACAGGTCCTTCTCTTGTTATTGATTGGTTGCGTCAGCGTTCTCGTCCTTACCTATTTTCTAATACCTTAGCTCCTGTCATTGCTGAGACCTCTATCGCCGTGCTTAATTTATTAGAAAATTCTAATGAATTATTATTAAAATTAAAACGAAATAATCAATATTTTCGTAAAGGTATGACGGAACTTGGATTTGATTTAGTGCCAGGCGAACATCCCATCATTCCGGTTATGCTTGGTGATGCAAGTTTAGCAGCGAAGATGGCTGAACTGTTATTACATGAAGGTGTTTACGTAATTGGTTTTTCTTATCCAGTTGTTCCTAGAGGAAAAGCGCGTATTCGCACGCAAATGTCAGCAGCACATGAACTAGATCATTTGGATCAAGCGTTAGCAGCCTTTTCTAAGGTAGGAAAGTTACTTAATGTAATTAAATAA
- a CDS encoding protein-L-isoaspartate O-methyltransferase family protein: MISQNARINMIKQQLRTGDVLDEDILALYDKFPRDEFVPRAMHQFAYSDMQIPLPHEQRMMSPLEEGRILQALQLKKEETALEIGTGTGYFTALLSNLCKNVISVDYFQDFLDTAAVNLKHHHCNNVELIKGDGYNGWLDKAPYDVIIMTGAVSTITDTLRLQVLPGGRIFAIIGKEPVMQAMLFTLGLDGIWTQELLFETCIPPLINRLKPKEFIF, translated from the coding sequence ATGATTAGTCAAAATGCACGTATTAATATGATTAAGCAGCAGCTTAGAACAGGTGATGTTCTTGATGAGGATATTTTAGCGTTGTATGATAAATTTCCTCGTGATGAATTTGTTCCGAGAGCGATGCATCAGTTTGCTTATTCTGATATGCAAATTCCTTTGCCCCATGAGCAGCGGATGATGAGCCCTCTAGAGGAAGGAAGAATTTTACAAGCGCTGCAACTTAAGAAAGAAGAAACTGCACTAGAAATTGGCACAGGAACAGGCTATTTTACAGCATTATTAAGTAATTTATGTAAGAACGTAATCAGTGTGGATTACTTTCAGGATTTTTTAGATACGGCAGCTGTTAATTTAAAACACCATCATTGCAATAATGTCGAACTAATTAAAGGCGATGGTTATAACGGATGGCTTGATAAAGCACCTTATGATGTCATCATTATGACTGGTGCAGTTTCTACTATAACCGATACATTGCGTTTGCAAGTATTACCTGGTGGTAGAATTTTTGCCATTATTGGTAAAGAGCCTGTTATGCAAGCAATGCTCTTTACTTTAGGATTAGATGGTATATGGACTCAAGAATTACTTTTTGAAACTTGTATCCCACCTTTAATTAACAGATTAAAGCCTAAAGAATTTATTTTCTAG
- a CDS encoding TolC family outer membrane protein, with protein MKKKLFLLFTICFAGQLHATDLMDIYQQALENDPTFKEAYSTYMSTRESIPIARSALYPQLGVNAQVARNVIETKTANVDFQQTYNSNQWQINASQAVFNFQAWALVQQAKASAKAAQATFNDAAQDLMLRTSRAYFDVLLARDTLSFAEAKRRANRRQLEQAEERFRVGLDAITSVYEARSAYDQSVAQVITARNNLENQSENLRKLTNHVYAYLVPLRNSRIPLIRPEPNDINEWVDVGLKQNYNLYAAKYSLQAARENIRAQAASGWPTLGIQANSSQTHNDVSGGGSNGASFFAPSKQSNSTIALALNFPVFQGGLVVAQTRQAQFDFQAASERLERVYRNVVVNSRIAFNTIIDGISKVQADRQTVVSQQNTLQSTEAQFQVGTRTMVDVVNAQQRLFEAQRQLAEDQYNLIIATLNLKYLAGTLNVNDLEEVNSWLATTRVSRFPPPLPRRGKLEGKHTIKKIIHVKLKGSKKKGTKKQVTRKLKSYICPINDLLSNKVSAP; from the coding sequence ATGAAAAAAAAGCTGTTTCTGCTATTTACTATCTGCTTTGCTGGTCAATTGCACGCAACAGACTTAATGGACATCTATCAACAAGCTTTAGAAAATGATCCCACTTTTAAAGAAGCTTATAGTACTTATATGTCTACACGTGAGTCTATACCTATTGCGCGTTCAGCACTTTATCCACAACTAGGTGTAAATGCTCAAGTTGCCAGAAATGTTATAGAAACAAAAACAGCTAACGTTGATTTTCAACAAACTTATAATAGTAATCAGTGGCAGATTAACGCTTCTCAAGCAGTCTTTAATTTCCAAGCTTGGGCCCTTGTGCAACAAGCTAAGGCATCTGCTAAAGCAGCTCAGGCGACGTTTAATGACGCGGCGCAAGATCTTATGTTACGTACATCTAGAGCTTATTTTGATGTTTTACTTGCTAGAGATACATTAAGCTTTGCAGAGGCAAAAAGACGTGCTAATAGACGCCAGCTTGAACAAGCAGAAGAACGTTTTCGAGTAGGTTTAGATGCTATTACTTCTGTGTATGAAGCTCGTTCGGCTTATGATCAATCCGTTGCTCAAGTTATCACCGCACGCAATAATCTGGAAAATCAAAGTGAAAATTTACGTAAATTAACGAACCACGTATATGCTTATCTTGTACCATTGAGAAATAGCCGCATTCCTCTTATTCGTCCTGAACCCAATGATATTAACGAATGGGTCGACGTAGGTCTTAAACAAAATTATAATTTGTATGCTGCTAAATACAGCTTACAAGCTGCAAGAGAAAATATCCGCGCTCAAGCTGCAAGTGGTTGGCCTACTTTAGGGATTCAAGCCAATAGCTCCCAAACCCATAACGATGTAAGTGGAGGCGGTAGTAATGGTGCCAGTTTTTTTGCTCCTTCAAAACAATCAAATTCTACTATTGCCCTGGCATTAAACTTCCCAGTATTTCAAGGTGGGCTTGTTGTTGCACAAACAAGACAAGCTCAGTTTGATTTTCAAGCAGCCAGTGAACGCTTGGAAAGAGTGTATCGTAATGTTGTTGTTAATAGTCGAATCGCTTTTAATACGATTATTGACGGAATTAGTAAAGTTCAGGCCGATAGGCAAACGGTCGTTTCTCAACAAAATACTTTGCAAAGTACAGAAGCTCAGTTTCAAGTTGGGACACGTACTATGGTTGATGTAGTTAACGCTCAACAACGACTATTTGAGGCCCAACGGCAATTAGCGGAAGATCAATATAATTTAATTATTGCGACCTTAAATCTTAAATACTTGGCAGGCACTTTAAATGTAAATGATTTAGAAGAAGTCAATTCATGGCTAGCTACTACGCGCGTTAGTCGATTTCCTCCTCCTTTACCTCGTAGAGGCAAGCTTGAAGGCAAACACACTATCAAAAAAATCATTCATGTAAAGTTAAAAGGCTCAAAGAAAAAAGGGACAAAAAAGCAAGTAACAAGAAAACTCAAAAGTTACATATGTCCTATAAATGACCTTTTATCTAATAAGGTCAGCGCGCCATAG
- the ttcA gene encoding tRNA 2-thiocytidine(32) synthetase TtcA, translated as MVFNPTAIEKKLLHYTGKAIADFNMIQRGDRVMVCLSGGKDSFTLLTLLQLLKQRSNHKFELFSFTLDQAQPGWDDSKVHAWLKDKKIPYEILTRDTYSIVKEKIPEGKTYCSLCSRLRRGIIYRYAEENGFNKIALGHHRDDLIRTLMMSILYNGDIRSMPPKLLSDNKKHIVIRPLCYVQERDIITYANEQNYPIIPCTLCGSQENLARKRIGKLIDELAKDNPKIPSNILHALQSVKPSQLMDQSLWQFKNLESQLLNKKELGETPVFVEEELAALEIE; from the coding sequence ATGGTATTTAATCCAACAGCTATTGAAAAGAAATTACTGCACTATACTGGCAAAGCTATTGCTGATTTTAATATGATTCAGCGAGGCGATCGAGTTATGGTTTGCCTATCAGGCGGCAAAGATTCGTTTACTTTATTAACATTACTACAGTTATTAAAACAACGTTCAAATCATAAATTTGAATTATTTTCTTTTACTCTTGACCAGGCGCAGCCTGGTTGGGATGATAGTAAAGTTCATGCCTGGCTTAAAGATAAAAAAATTCCTTATGAAATCCTAACTCGTGACACTTATAGTATTGTTAAAGAGAAAATTCCTGAAGGTAAGACCTATTGTTCCTTATGCTCACGATTACGGCGCGGCATTATTTATCGTTATGCTGAGGAAAATGGGTTTAATAAAATTGCGTTAGGTCACCATCGAGATGATTTAATCCGAACTTTAATGATGTCTATTCTGTATAATGGTGATATTCGATCTATGCCCCCCAAATTATTAAGTGATAACAAAAAACATATTGTTATTCGGCCTTTATGTTATGTACAAGAACGCGATATTATTACTTATGCTAATGAGCAAAATTATCCAATCATTCCTTGTACATTATGCGGTTCGCAAGAAAATCTAGCGCGCAAAAGAATTGGTAAGTTAATTGATGAGCTTGCAAAAGATAATCCTAAAATTCCTAGTAACATTCTTCATGCCTTACAAAGCGTTAAACCAAGCCAATTAATGGATCAATCATTATGGCAATTTAAAAATTTAGAAAGTCAGCTGTTAAATAAAAAAGAACTAGGAGAAACTCCCGTTTTTGTTGAAGAAGAACTTGCGGCATTGGAAATAGAATAA
- a CDS encoding bifunctional SulP family inorganic anion transporter/carbonic anhydrase: MNDAVITTFRRAKIYQQRHFKFDFVAAIVVFLVAVPLCLGIALASGAPLFSGLVSGVIGGVVVGLLSGSQVSVSGPAAGMAAVVLTAITQLGDFQTFLLALVLAGIIQGLMGALRAGFIVEYVPSNVVQGLLCAIGILLIIKQIPLAFTLSKDLKELQSHLLETTEGLTFSPLYEFSQHINEGAAIISLISFTILIYFEKTKLKFLRGIPAPIIVVIAGILINELFLFTDSTLAQNNPHLVNIPSNDGFLDFFTQFQTPNWSAWGNPKVYLYAFIIAIVASLESLLNVKASEKLDKKRRTTSKDQELLAQGTGNFISGLIGGLPITSVIVRTSVNIQAGAKTKMAAVLHGFLLFFAVLLIPGWLNKIPLSSLAAILIFTGYKLTKPAIYKSIYHQGLDRFIPFIATVISIVVFNLLAGILIGLAISLFYILKTNSQARLDIIKEVYPNGITNRLVLPQQITFLNKASLVAELNSIPNDSQLIIDARYANYIDKEIIELIKEFQQEQAPVNNISLNLVGFKNYYDIHNYIDFITVTTYDVQTTLTPVEVLTILKEGNQRFLNDTRIHRISKLDIQHTAKTQHPMAVVLGCIDSRVPVETIFDMSFGDLFCIRVAGNVVNEDVLASMEYACQVVGAKLIVVLGHTRCGAIQAACDNVEKGHITQLLAKIKPAISAEVETTEDRTGQNKKFIANVTALNIANTMHQVYQDSEILKLLIEQEKIAIVGAIYDVESGRVHFDDYSNHITRLGKTHDEVLVHKTRPIIEKAKDLKASNLK, from the coding sequence ATGAATGATGCTGTGATAACAACTTTTCGTAGAGCAAAAATTTATCAGCAAAGACATTTTAAATTTGATTTTGTTGCTGCAATTGTAGTTTTTCTGGTGGCTGTTCCTTTATGTTTAGGGATAGCACTTGCTTCAGGCGCCCCCCTTTTTTCAGGGCTTGTAAGTGGTGTCATTGGGGGCGTTGTTGTAGGTTTACTTAGTGGCTCGCAAGTAAGTGTAAGTGGCCCTGCAGCTGGAATGGCTGCAGTCGTTTTGACTGCAATCACTCAGCTAGGGGATTTTCAAACCTTTCTTTTAGCTTTAGTACTAGCAGGTATTATTCAAGGCCTTATGGGCGCATTACGTGCAGGTTTTATTGTTGAATATGTACCATCTAATGTGGTTCAAGGTCTCTTATGTGCTATTGGTATTTTGTTAATTATTAAACAAATTCCATTAGCCTTTACTCTATCAAAGGATCTTAAAGAGTTACAAAGTCATCTGTTAGAGACTACAGAGGGTCTTACTTTTAGCCCGCTTTATGAATTTTCCCAGCATATTAATGAAGGGGCGGCTATTATTTCTTTAATTTCCTTTACCATTTTAATTTATTTTGAAAAAACTAAATTGAAATTTTTGCGTGGTATTCCAGCCCCTATTATTGTAGTTATCGCCGGTATTTTAATTAATGAGTTATTTCTCTTTACTGACTCAACGCTAGCTCAAAATAATCCTCATTTAGTAAATATACCTAGTAATGACGGATTTCTTGATTTCTTTACCCAGTTCCAGACACCTAATTGGTCAGCTTGGGGCAATCCAAAAGTTTATTTATATGCCTTTATTATAGCGATTGTTGCCTCTTTAGAAAGCTTACTTAATGTTAAAGCTTCAGAGAAATTAGACAAAAAACGGCGGACGACCTCTAAGGATCAAGAATTACTTGCACAAGGTACCGGTAACTTTATTTCTGGCTTAATTGGTGGTTTGCCCATTACATCAGTTATTGTGCGTACATCTGTTAATATTCAAGCTGGCGCAAAAACTAAGATGGCGGCTGTTTTACATGGTTTTCTATTATTCTTTGCAGTACTTCTAATTCCAGGTTGGCTTAATAAAATTCCTTTATCTTCGCTTGCCGCAATCTTAATATTTACGGGATATAAATTAACTAAACCTGCAATTTATAAGTCCATTTATCATCAAGGTTTAGATCGATTCATTCCATTTATAGCAACCGTAATTAGTATTGTCGTTTTTAATTTACTTGCCGGTATTTTAATTGGTTTAGCTATTAGCTTATTTTATATTTTAAAAACAAATAGTCAGGCACGTTTAGATATCATTAAAGAAGTTTACCCCAATGGTATCACTAATAGACTTGTTCTGCCTCAGCAGATAACGTTTTTAAATAAAGCCTCTTTAGTTGCTGAACTAAACTCAATACCTAATGATTCTCAACTTATTATCGATGCCCGTTATGCAAATTATATTGATAAAGAAATAATTGAGCTTATTAAAGAGTTTCAACAAGAACAGGCCCCTGTTAATAATATTTCTTTAAACTTAGTAGGTTTTAAAAACTATTATGATATTCATAATTATATCGATTTTATTACGGTAACTACCTATGATGTACAAACAACCTTAACACCTGTTGAAGTACTAACTATTTTAAAAGAAGGTAATCAACGTTTCTTAAATGACACACGTATTCATCGGATCTCCAAGCTTGATATTCAACATACAGCAAAAACTCAACATCCTATGGCTGTTGTTTTAGGCTGTATCGACTCACGTGTGCCTGTTGAAACTATTTTTGATATGAGTTTTGGTGATTTATTTTGTATACGTGTGGCTGGTAATGTCGTTAATGAAGATGTTTTAGCAAGTATGGAATATGCTTGCCAAGTTGTTGGTGCAAAACTAATCGTTGTATTAGGGCATACGCGTTGTGGCGCTATTCAAGCTGCTTGTGATAATGTTGAGAAAGGGCATATTACCCAACTCTTAGCGAAAATTAAGCCTGCTATTAGCGCTGAAGTAGAAACAACAGAAGACAGAACGGGCCAAAATAAAAAATTTATTGCTAATGTAACTGCATTAAATATTGCTAATACTATGCATCAAGTCTATCAAGACAGCGAAATCCTTAAATTATTAATTGAGCAAGAAAAGATTGCTATTGTAGGTGCCATTTATGATGTTGAAAGTGGCCGGGTTCACTTTGATGATTATTCCAATCATATTACTCGTCTAGGTAAAACGCATGACGAGGTATTAGTACATAAAACTCGCCCTATTATTGAAAAAGCAAAAGATTTGAAAGCGTCTAATTTAAAATAA